The sequence AACCAAAGGCTATAGGGAAGTAAAAATTTACCATGTGGCCCAGTGTTGACGGCACACACACTTCCTGAGCTGCCATACAAACCTACACATTGCATCTTAATGGCAGAAAGTCACATGAGGTCAAATCTAAGTCTCAGAAAACATCTACCATCAGTAGCAGCATTAAATCCAACACAAAACAACTTTCATTCAAAAAAGCTAGGCACAGAAGGAGGCTGAGACTGCTTGTTGTAAAATACAACTAACCATGGGAGAAAAGGACTCTTTAACATGGCATTCCCTGAGTGACTGTGGAACAAATTCAGCACAAGAGGAGGATTGCAGGTTTGCCTACAATCTAAAAGGTGGGAAGACTGGCTTGAAACCTCCCTAGGCGGGAAGTGCCACAAAATCCGCTTCTGCAGTATCCCACTTTTTAATGAGACACCCTTCTGCCAAGACTGTTACGCTacagagagagcagctgctgtttcctcaCGTCTCCAGACAGCAGCCTGGTTACTATGAAACAAGTTGCAGCTTGTGCTCAGAAGGTGACCTGGGGCTGTGACCCCAGGctctcagagcagccccaggaggttGAATTCTAATACAACATAAATGTCACTGAGAGACAGATAAACAAACAAGCACCATATAAGAGGATGGTAAACAACTGAGGGGATCTGTACTTCCTTCTTACAAGTCTACAAAAGAAATGTAGAAATTCAAATCCATGCACTGAATACCTCTTATGACTGTCTAAGAGTTCTCAGTAACTCTGTGTCCTGTTACTGTAAAGTTGAAACTAAAAAGCTACTTGTGGTTTGCACACTAACCCACAGTACTAAAATATCCAGGTCCATCACAACACTTTGGTAACTATCTGATAAACTCAAGACAAAATGAACCAGTCAATAGATACAGAGGAATGTTTGCTCTTCACCTTCAAACTCTCAAAATGCAATGTATAACAGTAATAGATAGCAACACATATTTCATTAGTAGGCATACAAGGCTTTAATTTACTTTAACCCCACCACTGCCTCTGACCTAACCTGCTGTACTTTGGTGACCATGTCCTTGTAAATCATATCCAGGTTGGTGTTCATGATTTTCACTAATGCAGATACAATGACCTCCGACTGCTGAGTAGTGAACCCTAAGCAAAACAAAGAGTGACATTCAGAGAGAGATCCAAATCTGGACAGTTTAAAGAAATGCCACTTGCTCATAATCAGCACCAAATTACAACGAATGTCAGTTATGAAAGATAATAAAACACAGAACTCTTGATCCAGCACTAACAAAAGAACACAGTCAGTACCTGCAAgtttccccaccccaaaaccatgaCTGTGACATAGGATGACTGCTTCCACAGCAGAGCACTATTATACTATCAGCAGGATAAAGAGGGAGTTCTCCAGAGTTATTGTGGAATGTCATCTCCCACATGTGGTTATTTCCATGAGCAAGCAAGAATTCTGACTCTGTACAGCAGATACTTCATTATACTATAAAATTCAGTGCCAGTGAAGATGTACAAAACTCAACAACTAAAACCACAGCCAACTGTCCTGATTTTAGGTCTACCAGCTTCTGAGTGCCTATTAGAAACTTTTTTGAACTGAATATACTGGAAACTATACTAAAACACTGTCCCTAAAAATACCCTCACATTTTCCACCCTCAAAATGTAGGAGTAAAAATGTCACGAACAAGAGTTAATCATTATGAAAAGAAACACTTGCAAAAGTGTGATTATTTAAAACTCACCAGCAGTTCAGCATCAGCAAGCACAGCTGACAGCAAGTCACTTTCAGTAGCTGAGCTGATATAAAAGTTTACTACCACTAAAAAGCTCACTCTCCCCTTATCCCTCCTCCTGACACTCTGACCTGTGCTCACTCAACTGATCCAGCAACTCATTAAACTAGTGTTTCAGAAtaccaaacaagaaaaagagcTGGAGAATTTCCTGAGAAGTTCCTGGCcctggaaaaagaagaaacccaCTGGCAGGGGAAGAGGACTAGGATCTCTCAATTTTAGGAATGAAGAGCTGTTACAAGTCACTTCAGCTGTACTGAGCTTCACCTTAGGGTACCTCTTCCACCTCTgcattgaattaaaaataatctattcCCTTATCTATATTTTAGCATAATACTATTTTTAGAGTATTCTACACTCTATCCTAAAAACTGCACTGTACAAAGCAGTCCATATTCCATCCAATTGTAACACATTGGTGCATATTCAAGGTGAAATATGCCAATTATGAAGGAATCCAATCAATACATTTTAAACCACTGCCTTGAAGACTCTAGTTTTTTTGCTCTCAGttcttaaaatttcattttttcttagcATTTTTAAGTACCAAGAGggtaaaaattattctgaacaAAGTTATATAAGCTCACTGTTTCCTTTTTGAAGCCCAAGAAAACCCCATATGTCCCTATCTAGTATATAGATAAGCCTCcaaaatatcaataaaaatcAAGGTGTAACACTGCATGTCAAGGAAAAGTAACAAACTTTGTAAACTaaaaaaccactccaaaaagccattaaaaatagCTACTTGTTTCAAACAAATTACCTTTTTCTTCCAAGAGGCATACCAGTGCATGAGTGTCAAAATAAAGCCTCCTATTTCCCAGTAAGGAAATATTCTCTTTGCTTTGTAAAGATGACACAGAGATGCTTACAtctgtggggggaaaaaaaagttatttcttaagaaagaatattttatcaACGTTTGCTTTCCAGGAGTTTCCTTACTACTCAGAATGTTTTTCACTTAtgacaaaataatttgtgttgAGATTACCATAGCCTGCTTGGAAGTGAAAAGACACCTGATCAATAAATTCTATGTGCAAGAGCTGAAAAACAGGATACTACACTACTGCTCCCCTTACAAGAGCTCTCCAGGAATAcaatattctggaaaaaatccctCCAGTTGACAGAGTCCTGCATCTGTTCTTTTACTGGAATCACCTCAGCAGGTGGGACCTGTGAGCACTTCAAAGGTGGAGGGCTAAATCCACACACTCTGTCCCTTCTTTGTTAAAGAAGCGAGCTTTCATCGCTTGCcatttaggaaaaagaaatcactcACAATTTACCATTTActgtttttgcagaaaatacttTCAACACTGAAAGCCAATCTACGACAGTGCGCTGTTTCCACGGGGATGTGTAGTGTATAAACAAACCTGACAGAATGAACGTGGGGTGGGGCATGAGCTGAACTGCCAAGAGGCAGAATATAAAATcagttaggttggaaaagacctttgcGATCATCGACTCCAACCTCTGACCAACGCCAACCACGCTGTGAACCTGACCATGGCACCGAGCGCCACGTCCTTAAACGCCCCTagggacggtgactccaccacctccctgggcgGCCCAGTCCATAGTCCAGCCGCCTTTTCggtgaaaaaattcttcctaatgtccaacctaaacctctcctggcacagcttgagctACGTCCTCTTATCCCGTCGCTGGCTGTCTCGGCGAAGAGGCCGCCCTGCACTTTGCTACACCCCCGTTTCGCGTAGCTCTAGGGAGCGATCAGGTCCCTCcgagtctccttttctccaggctaaacaccgCCAGCTCTCTCAGTGCTCTGCACGGACCCGCTCtgcagacccctccccagccccggtgCCCGAACTCCCCGTGCTCTCAGAATGCCCCATGCCCACGGGCTCACCCCGCTCCCCGCGCTGCCGccggctcccgccgcccctTCCCCACAcggcgccgccgccggggcccgGCTGCGCTACGGGCGGGCACCGCCAGTCGCCGAGGCAGCGGCGCGCGGGGGACGCGGGCGCGCGGCCGTCACGTGAGGCGCCGTCCGAGCCGCGCGGCCGCGGCcgcaacagcagcagcagcagcgcgcGCCCCCCGCCGCTCGCGGCCGCCTGGGCCCCGGCCATGGCCGCGCCACCCGGTCCCGACGGCGGAAAAGGGGACGGGAAGGAGGGAAaccgctgctgccgctgctgccgtCGCCACTACTGGGATGCCATCGCCGAGCACAAGCCGCCCCGGCGGCTCACTTCCGCCACGGGCGCCGTCCCGCTTCCGCCTCCGGGACACGGCCAAACACGGCAGGTGACGCCGGCAGGGACGGCGATTGATTCTACGGCTCACGGAGCGGGCGCACCGAGAAGAGCGGCGCGGGCGGGTCGGGTTCCGGCGGGGCGGTGCTTGCGAGGGCGGGGCGGGCTCGATGCGGTGGAGACGGACACTCCCCCGCTCAGAGAACCGTGAAATCGTGGGATCGGcgaggctggaagagacctttgagatcatctaGTCTGAAGGGAATGAGGGGCTTGCCTTTACAAACAGGCTGGGGACCTGCTGGTAAATAAAGCTAGATACcgagagataaaagaaacaatgggaaggattccacttATTGATAAATGGAATGAgagatttgtctttacaaacaaactGTAGGTCTGCTGATGAATGAAATGGAATactgagagatgaaagaaacagtgGGAAGAACCATAAATTCCCTAAGGAATTCCACTAATTGACacaaggaaaagacaaagatGGGGGTGTCATTAGAAGGGGATCTTAGGCATTTTGGGGAACCTCTCAAGTAtctcagccaatggggaaagagagagggaaatgtgGATGGTAAATTATGATAAAGGAGGCagtgtcctccaaaaatttgggaGACCCCAGGGGAAATGCCCCATGACCTCTCCCTTTATTCGAATAAAGTaacaggactcctctgtctcatttttggacataaacctctggtgtttgtggattaattttcctgaaaagtCCTACCGtcagtgctgcactgctgctgtaaCCCCTAAACCACTAAACCAGACAAACAATTTCAGACAGAACTTGTCACTCTGCAATGGGACTGAGATTTTGGGGCTTGAAGTTATTAACCAAGTAAAGCCTGGGATTGGGCAACTTGATGGGTCTGGAGCCTTAACAACTAAACAGGTGCTGTAAGCACTAGAGTGGGTCAGGCGTGCTGTTTGTTTGGTCCTGCCAAAAATACAGGTTTCTGGGAAATACggtaaaatgcattttttcccttatgtGCTATTTTTAAGACACATTACTTAATATTTGTAGGAAATTAACAGGAGAAGAAGTTGGTTTATCCCACTGCcattttctccaggcagcacttaCTTCAGAACAAGCTGATAGTTTTCCTGTTAGAtacaaattcacagaaaaaaacatgtggcaccttttcttcttcctactAGAATCAATGATTACAGCAAATCAGCATGAAGATGGCATCATTCAGGTGTGTCTATATACACACAAAGGTGGGTGACTTGCCAGGGCACAtggcagtgtcacagcagcacagcagtttcTCTGCTGCCGAGACTGCAGCAGGTGTTCAGCAGCGCcctcttccagctgctgtggTGTTAAAGCAGAACAGTAGAAGCCCTTGGTGTTCCTACAAAACAAACTATAAATGTTACTTCTGCGTGACAGAGTGTActggttcagggcaaatttgAGAGAAAACCCCCAAAGGGGCTTCTttagaaagcagattcaatcGGGCCCTCCCCCAACAGGTTAGGGAAAAAATACCTTGttggaaaaaagtggaaaaaactgttcATTAAccaataaaacctaaacaatattaaacaattaAACCTCTTGCCACTCCAAAAGAGAGACAAACTCAGGAAAGTCCCCGTAGTGGGCTGTAGCTTgactcagtctcttatcagtccctccagCGCTGGAAATGTTGCAGGCCAGGCCCAGCCTGGTGGGCCACAGGagtgagctgctggtgctcctcTAGGTcttcagtccagagcaggtttaaacaggtccaaagaaaaggaaaaaaagtgcagggaacttctttgcccCAGCTAGCTAAAACTACCTAAAAGCCACGGAGAGCTCTGTCcagctgtctgtccatctgcagacaacacagtccaggagcaggaatgtggaggagtgagtgcagtatctgaaaacaaactgcgcgcttcttctctccccccttcactctctggaACAAGTCTTgaaggtgcaaaacttattattcagcataaacagaacagatgaTTGGGGATAAAggcatcatatagtcaacccaggacacaGAGAGATATCATTATACTTGCAGGCTGCATGAACAGCCATGTCTTAAACCACTTGTACTGTTGATGGTCAGGGACATCAGAGGGCTGACTTGCACAGCTGTGTTTGTTTCCATTGTaagtaaaagcagaaatatgcCTAATAAGTTCACTGCATCTGCTCGGTTGTTCCATGCATACTGCCTGGCAGTAGCACAGCACTGATTGCTGACATTTGTGAGTCTGCAGGCAATTGTCTTTTCATTCTATGGATGATTCAGAAACTGGTGCAGTGTATTTTCTTTGATGCTTTCTTCAATGGTTCCTTTCAAAGGCCTGCGCTTGTTACGGCAATTGAAAGGCAAAACTGTGACTGCTGAAGTATCTTCTTTTATATCATCTGCCAGTTTGCattttgcagttgttttttgTGCCTGGACATGATGGCAGATAATGGGTATAAGAAGTGCTGTACAGATGGAGGCTCTGACTGCAACTGGAGCCAGCCCCTTCAGGGTCAGATGCACCCACACATGCTGGCTATCACACAGTGCCGCTTTTCATCTTCTCTCATGAAAGCAAAGTCACTACCACAAGCTACAGAGATCTCCTAGGGCAGATGACTTTGTGTCAGAGATCGACATTTtcgtttttttccttttccagtgttATGTCACTAGGTGGAAGGAGGTGATTCTCTCCCTCTACTCAGCTCTTGTGGAACCCCACCTGGAGGGGTCCCCAATGGATAAAGGACATAGACCTGCCCGAGTTAGTCCAGAGTAAGGTCATGAACATGATCAGGGGGCTGGAGAACCTCTTCTATAGAAGAACAGACTGAaggaattgggattgttcaccCCAAAGAAGAgagggctccagggagagcttgTAGAACCTTCTAGTACCTAAAGGGAGCCCACAAGAAAGATGAGGAGACTCTAattacaagggcatgtagtgacaggacaggggggaATCACTTTAAACTTAAAAGAGAGttggtttagattagatattagtaaaaaattctttactctgagggtggtgaaacactgggataggttgcccagagaggccatggatcccccatccctggcagtgctcaaggccaggttggatggagctttgagcagcctggaagatggaagatgttcctgcccatggccgGGGACTGGAACCAGATGCCTTCCAGCCTTTAAGGTACCTTCCAAccttccatgattctatgatttccaCATCCTATTTTTGACCATTTTCTCCATGTTGGAGACTGTTGTGTACTACCAGCAGATAGATTCCCTGCATTCAGGAGGCACCTTCAGGAGGCTATAGTGGCTTCAGAGTTATCAGTTTTGGTAACTGAGCACTGGGGACTAATTTCTGCATGAAAAGTCAGAAATGGTGCAGTTGCAAGCCAGGAGAGTCAACAGGACAAAAAACTTTCTGCTATTTCATGATTGTGAGTTGCTTAATGCTTGACTTTGATCTATCCATTACCCCTTGATAGCCAATAGACTCTGCTTAAAGACTATAAAGAGGCAAATGCTTCGTGTCCTGAAAACTCatccctgcaggcacacagcATTCACTGCTCTATGGAGTTACAACCCCCTTGGTTGTAAAAGTGAGATCTGCAGAGAAAGAACAAGTGGTGAATGACCTTAGAAACTAGGGTAACAGAAATGGCAAAGCAATGCAAAGTGCAAAATAAGGACTAATTACAACATCTTCTGTACTTCTAGGTGAAAAAGGAGGGTAAAGTGAGCTCTGGGACATATTAGTTGACCCACCAATGTGCTGTAGCTTCAAGCAAAGCAAATGTAACCCCAAGGTGTATCAAGTTGGATATTTTCAGTGGTTCACATGGAAAGTTTCATTGACCCTTGAGTATAATGTAATTTCAAGTATGAAATACAGTTCTGGTAACTTCAGTAAAGATGAATCCAATTGAAACTGAGACCTTTGTGTAGACAGGATAATTGAGGGGAGCAAAGCATCCTCTCAGTCACAGGTGATTAAAAAGAAACTGGCTTGTTTAACTAAGCAAAACAAAGCTTGAGAGGGGTTCTTGTTTGCATCTGTAAGCAAAATGGATgagtaaaagtaaaaaaaaaaaaaaaaaaaaaaagaactactGTTTATGTGAAAGTACATTACTGGTAAAAGAACACTTGGTGTAAAGTGGCTGTAAATAAATGTAGATTGGAAATTAATAGGTTTTTGTTCAGCAGTACAGCTTGGGAAAATCTTCTCCACAGGAATCAGGAGGGatgaaaacctgaaataaatTCTTAGATGAGTGTGGTCCGCTTGTGAAAGGGATTTTACAATGCAATTCCCTATAATAGCAAGGGACTGGTTCCTGTACCCTTGCATTAATTCCCTGCCATTGAGGTTCTTCACTTTGCACCTCAAGCATCTGGGACTAGCCACTGTCAGAGACAGACTAATGAGCTAGAAGTACCACAAGTGCAATCCAAAATAGCACTAACTAGTACTGTTacttacttaaaatattttaacacagtAATTGTATAGAGTTCGGAGTGATTAACAGCTGCCAGGGGTGATGAATGCCTCAAACCCGTCTTAATTCTAAATGGAAAAAGCTAAAAACCTCCCAGCACGGAAAAGAATGAGAGCCACCAGTGCATGAATGCTTTCCCACATTGAATGGAAGAAAAGGACTGTAACAGTTTTCGCATGAATATGCAAAAGATAAGGTGCATTTCGAGTAATTTCAGTGCTGTTATGTCAGGAATGAGCTGTGCTCCAGTGATTTTAAAGTGAAGGCAGCACCCAAAACACCGAAGGCAGAAAATAAGAAGATACTATTGTTTTCCTTACCTACAGcagataataattttaaatgctcaAAGTCTTCTCCGATTATTTTCAGAGGGATGCATAAGTGAAGTTCCTCTgttattttgttctctttttagGGAAA comes from Camarhynchus parvulus chromosome 2, STF_HiC, whole genome shotgun sequence and encodes:
- the MCUR1 gene encoding mitochondrial calcium uniporter regulator 1 gives rise to the protein MAGAQAAASGGGRALLLLLLRPRPRGSDGASRDGRAPASPARRCLGDWRCPPVAQPGPGGGAVWGRGGGSRRQRGERDVSISVSSLQSKENISLLGNRRLYFDTHALVCLLEEKGFTTQQSEVIVSALVKIMNTNLDMIYKDMVTKVQQEIALQQVMSHIAGVKKDMIILEKSEFSALRAENEKIKLELQQIKKQVTDEITKVHADNKLNLNLEKSRVKELYSLNERKLLEMRTEIVELHAQQDRALTQTDRKIDTEVADLKTMLETHKLDNIKYLAGSVFTCLTVALGFYRLWI